The following proteins come from a genomic window of Heyndrickxia acidicola:
- a CDS encoding YslB family protein: MELEQTTNQTNEKEELTVPAFAYELLRNILIPELLGKDTSEILYWAGKHLARKFPLMSMDEIIAFFNEAGWGNLSVLKQDKHGIELELTSELITRQFERKAETRFKLEAGFLAEQVQTQRNVLTEANDEIIKKGKKVHFIVQWDSRDSI, translated from the coding sequence ATGGAATTGGAACAAACCACCAACCAAACGAATGAAAAAGAAGAGCTGACAGTTCCAGCCTTCGCTTATGAATTACTAAGGAACATTCTTATACCTGAACTGCTTGGTAAAGATACCTCCGAAATTTTATATTGGGCCGGCAAACATTTAGCCCGAAAATTCCCTCTAATGTCTATGGATGAAATTATTGCATTCTTCAACGAAGCCGGGTGGGGAAATTTATCCGTCTTAAAACAAGATAAGCATGGAATAGAACTTGAACTGACAAGCGAGCTTATTACAAGACAGTTTGAACGTAAAGCGGAGACTCGCTTTAAACTGGAAGCAGGTTTTTTAGCTGAACAAGTGCAAACACAGAGGAATGTCCTTACAGAAGCTAACGATGAAATCATCAAAAAAGGAAAAAAGGTTCATTTCATTGTCCAATGGGATTCAAGAGACTCAATTTGA
- a CDS encoding transposase, translating to MVKYDEGFKQQVVDAYLAGEGGYSYIAKKFGVRSKTNVRK from the coding sequence ATGGTTAAATATGATGAAGGATTTAAGCAACAGGTTGTGGACGCTTATCTCGCTGGAGAGGGTGGCTATTCTTATATAGCTAAGAAGTTTGGGGTTCGGAGTAAAACAAATGTAAGAAAATAG
- a CDS encoding aspartate kinase — MGLIVQKFGGTSVGTVERIQNTAERIIEEIINENQVVVVVSAMGKTTDQLVSMAKQLSENPSKREMDMLLSTGEQVTISLLSMALAERGYDAVSFTGWQAGILTEEVHSNARIVDIQTEKIKHHLDSNQIVIVAGFQGVTVNGEITTLGRGGSDTTAVALAAALKADKCMIYTDVTGVYTSDPRYIPAARKLESISYDEMLELANLGAGVLHARAVEFAKNFQIPLEVCSSMVREPGTIIEEEVTVENNLIVRGVAFEKEITRITVFELEKGLQNLSGIFTALAEKNINVDIIIHNQAATENAYLSFSIKSEDLKETIEVLEGYQENRVFEHFEYETGLAKVSIIGSGMISNPGVAAQMFEALAAGNIRIKMVSTSEIKVSAVIDENEMVNAANILHKTFELDTVKEEIKN, encoded by the coding sequence TTGGGACTAATCGTACAGAAATTTGGCGGAACGTCAGTTGGCACTGTTGAGAGGATACAAAATACGGCAGAACGAATAATTGAGGAAATTATAAATGAAAATCAGGTAGTAGTAGTAGTATCGGCTATGGGGAAAACGACAGATCAGCTTGTCAGCATGGCAAAGCAGCTTTCAGAGAATCCAAGTAAGCGCGAAATGGATATGCTGCTATCAACTGGAGAACAGGTCACAATTTCACTGCTGTCTATGGCGCTTGCTGAAAGAGGCTATGATGCCGTTTCATTTACAGGCTGGCAGGCGGGAATTTTGACCGAAGAAGTACATAGCAATGCCAGGATTGTGGATATCCAAACAGAAAAAATTAAACATCATTTAGACAGCAATCAAATCGTAATCGTAGCCGGTTTTCAGGGCGTAACGGTGAATGGAGAGATTACGACACTGGGCAGAGGCGGTTCAGATACAACGGCTGTAGCACTTGCAGCTGCTCTTAAGGCGGATAAATGCATGATTTATACAGATGTAACAGGTGTGTATACGTCGGATCCCCGTTATATCCCTGCTGCACGAAAACTGGAATCTATTTCGTATGATGAAATGCTGGAATTGGCCAATCTTGGTGCAGGCGTTTTACATGCGAGAGCCGTAGAGTTTGCGAAAAACTTTCAAATACCGCTTGAAGTATGTTCAAGTATGGTAAGGGAACCAGGCACAATCATAGAGGAGGAAGTTACAGTGGAAAACAATTTAATTGTCAGAGGCGTTGCTTTTGAAAAAGAAATCACACGAATTACAGTTTTTGAGCTTGAGAAGGGACTGCAGAATCTTTCTGGCATCTTTACGGCACTTGCAGAAAAAAATATTAACGTAGATATCATTATTCACAATCAAGCTGCTACTGAAAATGCGTATCTTTCTTTTTCTATTAAATCGGAGGATTTGAAAGAAACAATAGAAGTACTGGAAGGGTACCAGGAAAATCGAGTATTTGAACATTTTGAATATGAAACCGGACTTGCCAAAGTTTCTATAATAGGATCGGGCATGATTTCAAACCCTGGTGTTGCTGCTCAAATGTTTGAGGCACTTGCAGCTGGGAATATCAGAATTAAAATGGTTAGTACGTCTGAAATTAAAGTATCGGCTGTTATAGATGAAAATGAGATGGTGAATGCGGCAAACATTCTTCACAAAACATTTGAACTGGATACCGTAAAAGAAGAAATAAAAAATTAA
- the uvrC gene encoding excinuclease ABC subunit UvrC, giving the protein MNETIKNKLAILPDQPGCYLMKDRQGTIIYVGKAKVLKNRVRSYFTGSHDGKTQRLVSEIEDFEYIVTSSNLEALILELHLIKKHDPKYNIMLKDDKTYPYLKLTNERHPRLIITRKVKKDKGKYFGPYPNAQAANETKKLLDRLYPLRKCTTLPDRACLYYHLGQCLAPCVKDIQEAQYKEIIDQISRFLNGGYKEIKEELTKKMQDAAENLEFERAKEYRDQISHIDATMEKQKMTTNDLVDRDVFGFAYDKGWMCVQVFFIRQGKLIERDVSMFPIYNEPEEEFLTFLGQFYSKPSHIKPKEILINEHADKELAEQLLETRVLQPKKGQKRELVKLAEKNASIALTEKFSLIERDEERTIKAVENLGTAMGIYTPYRIEAFDNSNIQGTNPVSAMVVFIDGKAEKKEYRKYKIKTVEGPNDYESMREVIRRRYTRVLREGLPLTDLIIIDGGKGQIEAARDILENELGLEIPVAGLAKDDKHKTSQLLFGSPLEIIPLERNSQEFYLLQRIQDEVHRFAITFHRDLRGKSAFQSSLDDIAGIGPKRKKQLLSHFGSIKKMKEASLEEFIELGIPKPSAELLVKKFQG; this is encoded by the coding sequence ATGAATGAAACGATAAAAAATAAACTGGCCATTCTTCCAGATCAGCCAGGATGCTATTTAATGAAGGACCGTCAAGGCACCATTATCTATGTAGGAAAAGCAAAGGTATTAAAAAATCGAGTAAGGTCTTATTTTACCGGCTCACATGATGGGAAAACGCAAAGGCTGGTTTCTGAAATAGAGGATTTTGAATATATTGTTACTTCTTCCAATCTTGAAGCACTCATTCTGGAGCTTCATCTAATTAAAAAGCATGATCCAAAGTACAATATCATGCTAAAGGATGACAAGACATATCCTTATTTAAAACTGACAAATGAACGACACCCGAGGTTAATCATTACTCGTAAAGTCAAAAAAGATAAGGGGAAATATTTCGGCCCTTATCCTAATGCACAGGCAGCGAATGAAACAAAAAAATTGCTCGACCGACTTTATCCCCTTCGTAAGTGCACAACACTTCCGGACAGGGCGTGTCTGTATTATCATCTTGGTCAATGCCTGGCACCATGTGTGAAGGATATTCAGGAAGCCCAATATAAAGAGATCATTGATCAAATATCCAGGTTCTTGAATGGAGGTTACAAAGAGATAAAAGAAGAACTTACCAAGAAAATGCAGGATGCTGCTGAAAATCTGGAGTTTGAACGTGCTAAGGAATATCGCGACCAAATTTCCCACATTGATGCCACAATGGAAAAACAAAAAATGACCACCAATGATCTGGTAGACAGAGATGTCTTTGGCTTTGCTTATGATAAAGGCTGGATGTGTGTACAGGTCTTTTTTATCAGACAGGGGAAATTGATAGAGCGGGATGTTTCGATGTTCCCGATTTATAATGAGCCTGAAGAAGAATTTTTAACATTTCTGGGACAGTTTTACTCAAAGCCCAGCCACATTAAGCCTAAAGAAATATTGATAAATGAGCATGCTGATAAAGAATTGGCAGAACAGCTCCTGGAAACACGGGTGCTGCAGCCTAAAAAAGGACAAAAACGGGAATTAGTAAAGCTGGCTGAAAAAAACGCTTCTATTGCCTTAACCGAAAAATTTTCTTTGATTGAAAGAGATGAAGAAAGAACGATTAAAGCGGTGGAAAATTTGGGCACAGCCATGGGGATTTATACGCCTTACAGAATCGAAGCATTTGATAACTCGAACATACAGGGGACAAATCCCGTTTCAGCGATGGTCGTTTTTATTGATGGGAAGGCAGAGAAAAAAGAATATCGGAAATATAAAATAAAAACGGTTGAAGGTCCGAATGATTATGAGTCTATGAGGGAAGTCATCCGGAGAAGATATACCCGTGTATTAAGAGAAGGGCTCCCGCTTACAGATCTCATTATTATTGATGGCGGCAAAGGCCAAATCGAGGCTGCAAGGGATATCCTGGAGAACGAGCTCGGATTGGAAATTCCTGTTGCAGGGCTGGCTAAGGATGATAAACACAAAACATCCCAACTGCTGTTTGGAAGTCCTTTGGAAATAATACCACTTGAAAGGAACAGCCAGGAATTTTATTTGCTTCAGAGAATACAGGATGAAGTGCATCGCTTTGCTATTACCTTTCATCGTGATCTAAGAGGAAAAAGTGCATTTCAATCAAGTCTTGATGATATTGCCGGGATTGGTCCTAAGCGCAAAAAACAGCTTTTGAGCCATTTCGGTTCTATAAAAAAAATGAAAGAAGCATCCCTTGAAGAATTTATAGAGCTCGGTATTCCAAAACCTTCAGCAGAGCTTCTAGTAAAAAAATTTCAAGGATAA